The genomic DNA GGCCTCGATGGTGAAGGCGGCGGTGGGGGCGTGGCGATCCATCAGTGAAAAGAAGAGATCGAAGTCGATGATGCCGTCTCCGATGGGGAGGTGGTCGTCTTTTTTTCCGAAGTTGTCATGTACGTGAGTTTCGGCGATGAAGGCTCCAAGTTCCCCGAACCACTCCTCCAGGCTGGTGGTTCCGAAGAGGTTCCAGTGGCCTACATCGAAGCAGTGGCGGAGCCTTGGGGAATCGACGGCTTCCAGCAGAGAACGTAAAGTGGAGGGGTCCTCCTCGAAGATATTCTCGACGGCTATCGTGCAGTCGATGGATTCCGCGCGTTCGATTACCATCTGCCAGCTGTCGATGCTGTGCTTGAGCCACTTCTCCTGGCTGTCGCCGTATCGCCATCGGTCGTATCCCGGGTGAAATACCATTACCTCGGGTTTGAGGATGTCAGCCGCATCCAGCACCTGTTTGAAGCGGTGCCTTGTCGCTTCTCTCACCAACGTCTCCACCGAGCCGGGATTAAGATCTATGAATGGGGCATGGATTGTCGTCCTGATACCGTTGGCGCTCAGAACTCCTGCTACGGCCGTCAGCTGTTCCGGTAGAAGATTGTCCAGCGACTCTCCAGTGAAATGAATCTCAGGGTTGATGCGCCGGCTCAGGATGAGGTCCAGATTCTGTTCGAGGAGATGGTATGGAACATGTGCGAAAACCCGCATGGCGATTTCTCTTTCTCGGCCGTCTTGAGGCCGAAGGATTTATCCCGTTTCAGTGCGTGCGCCGATCACTTTCTTGAAGCGTTCCCCTTCCGCGGAGGCGCATAGATTACTATCGGTGTCGGCAAAGATCAAGAACAATCCCTCATGAAAGGTTCCCGACAGGAACGGCTTGACTTGGTTTTGTATACTGTATACAATTGGCTCCAACTTGCCGGGGGTAATCGATATGAGAAAGAATGTCGAAAAACATCTGACCCTGAGGGAAAAAATTCTTGAGACCATTCGGGATGCTATCATTTCCGGCGCCCTGAAGCCCGGTGAGAAAGTAGCCGAACCTGAACTGGCTGAAAGATTTGGTATCAGCAGGACCCCGATACGGGAAGCGTTTCGCCAGCTTGAGTCGGAAGGGTACCTTACGGTTATCCCTCGCAAGGGAGCGGTGGTTGTTTCCTTTTCTCAGAAAGATGTGGAAGAGTTCTACGCCATTAAAAGCATCCTTGAGGGCTACGCAGCCAGACGGGCCTGTGAAAATCTCTCCGAGAAGGAGATAGACAAGCTCCAGACGATCAATGAAAAGCTGCGAACACTTTCGGATAATGGCGACATAAAGCACTTCTTCAAGGTGCACAACGACTTTCACGATCTTTTCATCAAGGCGGCGGACAATGACAAGCTCTACGAGCTGATTACCAACCTGGTCGGCAAGTTCCAGCGCCTGAGAATCGCATCCCTCAGCCTCCCCGGCAGGATGAAGGTTTCAGTGGAGGAGCATGAAAAGATCATTGATGCATTCCGGAAACGTAACGCTGCACTCTCGGAAAAGCTCGTACGAAAAAATGCCGAATATGGCGGCAGGGTCTTGATGCAGGGGAGCAGAGGGAGCGTGACCCTGAAGCCCGAGGAGTTATCCGCAGCGCGGCACCTGGACCTCTGAAAATAATGTCTCTTCTGCAGTCCATCCCGAAGGTTGACCGGGTTCTCGTTACTGAGCCGGTTCAAGAGCTTCTTCAATTTCATTCCCGCCCCTTTGTGCTTGCTGCTGTCCGCTCTGCTCTCGATGAATTGCGACAGCGGATCCGAAGCGGCGAGCCATTCCCTCCCGGCTCCCTTGAGCAAACAGTTGCTGCGCGCGCTGCCATGATCTGCAGCGATCTTTCATCCCCCAACCTGAAGCGGGTCGTCAACGGCACCGGAATAGTCATCCATACAAATCTCGGGAGGTCGCTTCTGGCGGAGGCGGCCAGGCAGGGGCTGGCTGATGCGGCATTCCGGTACACGAACCTGGAGCTCGACCTGGCAACAGGGGAGCGAGGGAGCCGCTATTCCCATGTGGAGCAGCTCCTGTGCGAGCTAACTGGTGCGGAGGCGGCCCTCGTCGTCAACAATAACGCCGCCGC from Geobacter sp. DSM 9736 includes the following:
- a CDS encoding GntR family transcriptional regulator yields the protein MRKNVEKHLTLREKILETIRDAIISGALKPGEKVAEPELAERFGISRTPIREAFRQLESEGYLTVIPRKGAVVVSFSQKDVEEFYAIKSILEGYAARRACENLSEKEIDKLQTINEKLRTLSDNGDIKHFFKVHNDFHDLFIKAADNDKLYELITNLVGKFQRLRIASLSLPGRMKVSVEEHEKIIDAFRKRNAALSEKLVRKNAEYGGRVLMQGSRGSVTLKPEELSAARHLDL
- a CDS encoding sugar phosphate isomerase/epimerase, with product MAMRVFAHVPYHLLEQNLDLILSRRINPEIHFTGESLDNLLPEQLTAVAGVLSANGIRTTIHAPFIDLNPGSVETLVREATRHRFKQVLDAADILKPEVMVFHPGYDRWRYGDSQEKWLKHSIDSWQMVIERAESIDCTIAVENIFEEDPSTLRSLLEAVDSPRLRHCFDVGHWNLFGTTSLEEWFGELGAFIAETHVHDNFGKKDDHLPIGDGIIDFDLFFSLMDRHAPTAAFTIEAHCQKDVLTALERLKSRLPHTEA